A window of Cryptomeria japonica chromosome 3, Sugi_1.0, whole genome shotgun sequence contains these coding sequences:
- the LOC131080054 gene encoding F-box protein GID2-like codes for MESKVQKVAGREVTAGNSNSHSSHAIFGNNVDILEEILKHLDAKSVGIVSCVSKGCQQATESEYVWKIICTHICASSVFETERLQSLVATMGGFKRLSLTVFS; via the coding sequence ATGGAGTCCAAAGTACAAAAAGTTGCAGGACGTGAAGTCACAGCAGGTAACTCTAATTCCCATTCAAGCCATGCAATATTTGGCAACAACGTGGATATTCTGGAAGAAATCTTGAAGCATCTGGATGCCAAGTCAGTGGGCATCGTCTCCTGTGTTAGCAAAGGGTGTCAGCAAGCTACAGAAAGTGAATATGTGTGGAAAATCATATGTACCCACATCTGTGCTTCATCTGTTTTTGAAACAGAGAGGCTCCAGTCACTGGTAGCAACCATGGGTGGATTCAAACGCCTCTCTCTCACTGTTTTCAGTTGA